One genomic window of Pungitius pungitius chromosome 11, fPunPun2.1, whole genome shotgun sequence includes the following:
- the LOC119197654 gene encoding dyslexia-associated protein KIAA0319 homolog isoform X2 translates to MWEKIFLLLLHSVEAAVTSQCLQGTTLSKAVVSPPLRAGGVLRVPGAASLQQCVAACCDLPGYNLAWMLQGRCYVLSCQGDECRPQHRPGADSFLAFLRTTLPPAPGLQSLVKVGPYTGRLRALSQSSRAPGGLEDLRAPGDLEALEDLDLLDGPLQELSASALEAAYPEGRQQERGESLEGEDRFNQSEGEEGLEGLWTQTRDSLGWKGDGNIWSPTGAAETTNDTRSSVDQKSLTTVSSQRDHISTSPPTPAPPHRPFQPDVLQVLQSAVRAPLNSTHQPGRPLTSDPTTTTTTLRPGRSLSSDPTTNPPGRPLTSDPTSRPPGRSLNCSHAPSTDPPTADSEVGRSNRGPVAVVGRDRKLRLPVSSLLLDGGGSSGGGGGVGIESYRWEAVSGPPGVRLEGADRAVATATGIRAGRYTFRLTVSDQQGATDTASLSVRVHEAPSPPPVAHASGSHTVSLPNSSLVLRGSVTDGDQTEVHYLWVRDSQSPAAGDVLYRSETQASLYLSNLVEGTYLFQLRVTDAQGRSSTSTSTVEVRPEPGGVEEVELEMLVSVSQVSVAQRDTVVRQLAALIHVLDSDVQVRALQGHSHLSTVLRFSVLGPSEPISGSRLVVLLRNQLLGEKSDYLLFRVLRVDTVLCLLRCSGRGRCDPITKECACDPFWTENLVRLYLGDGESNCEWRVLYVILSGFLLMVSILSLSWIFICCCRRRRQTKVRKKSKYTILDNMDAQERMELRPKINIKHRSTAQNSSLMMSESELDSDQDSPFSRDRDAFS, encoded by the exons CCGCAGTGACCTCCCAGTGCCTGCAGGGGACCACCTTGTCAAAGGCGGTGGTGTCCCCACCGCTAAGGGCTGGTGGCGTGCTGCGCGTCCCCGGCGCGGCGTCTTTGCAGCAGTGCGTGGCGGCGTGCTGCGACCTGCCAGGCTACAACCTGGCCTGGATGTTACAGGGACGCTGCTACGTCCTGAGCTGTCAGGGGGACGAGTGTCGACCCCAGCACAGACCCGGGGCCGACTCCTTCCTCGCCTTCCTGCGGACAACGTTGCCCCCTGCCCCGGGGCTGCAGTCACTGGTGAAGGTGGGGCCATACACAGGCCGCCTGAGGGCCCTCTCACAGTCCTCAAGGGCCCCCGGAGGCCTGGAGGACCTGAGGGCTCCCGGGGACCTGGAGGCCCTAGAAGACCTCGACCTGCTGGACGGACCTCTGCAGGAACTCTCCGCCAGCGCTCTGGAGGCGGCGTATCCAGAGGGACGTCAACAGGAGAGGGGAGAGTCTCTGGAGGGAGAAGATAggttcaaccaatcagagggagaggagggattGGAGGGGCTGTGGACACAAACCAGAGACTCACTGGGGTGGAAGGGAGACGGAAACATCTGGAGCCCAACTGGTGCTGCAGAGACGACG AACGACACACGAAGCAGCGTAGATCAAAAGTCCCTGACGACTGTCTCCTCCCAACGCGACCATATAAGCACATCCCCTCCCACCCCAGCTCCGCCCCATCGGCCATTCCAGCCAG ATGTGCTGCAGGTACTTCAGTCAGCAGTGAGAGCTCCACTGAACTCCACCCATCAACCTGGAAggcctttgacctctgaccccaccaccaccaccaccacccttcgTCCTGGAAGATCACTGAGCTCCGACCCTACCACCAATCCTCCTGGAAgacccttgacctctgaccccacctCCCGACCTCCTGGAAGGTCACTGAACTGTAGTCACGCTCCCAGCACTGACCCTCCAACTGCAGATTCTG AGGTTGGGAGGTCAAACCGCGGCCCGGTGGCGGTGGTGGGTCGGGACAGGAAGCTGCGCCTCccggtcagcagcttgctgctcgacggcggcggcagcagcggcggcggcggcggcgtgggcaTTGAGAGCTACCGCTGGGAAGCGGTCAG CGGGCCGCCGGGGGTGAGGCTGGAGGGGGCGGATCGGGCGGTCGCCACAGCAACGGGCATCCGGGCGGGACGCTACACCTTCAGGCTGACGGTGTCTGACCAGCAAGGGGCGACAGACACGGCGTCGCTGAGCGTCAGGGTCCATGAAG cCCCCAGTCCCCCCCCTGTGGCCCACGCCAGCGGCAGCCACACAGTTTCTCTCCCCAACAGCTCTCTGGTCCTTAGGGGCTCCGTAACCGACGGAGACCAGACGGAGGTCCACTACCTTTGGGTCAGAGACAGCCAAAGTCCTGCTGCTGGG GACGTCCTGTACAGATCTGAGACTCAGGCCTCCCTCTACCTGTCCAACCTGGTGGAAGGAACCTACCTGTTCCAGCTGAGGGTGACTGACGCTCAGGGGCGGTCTAGCACTTCCACGTCCACCGTGGAGGTAAGACCCG AGCcggggggggttgaggaggtggagctggagatGCTGGTGTCGGTGTCTCAGGTGAGTGTGGCTCAGAGGGACACGGTGGTCCGACAACTCGCCGCACTGATCCACGTCCTAGACAGCGATGTCCAGGTCCGAGCTCTGCAGGGCCACTCCCACCTCAG CACGGTGTTGCGGTTCTCGGTTCTCGGCCCCTCGGAACCAATCTCTGGCTCCCGGCTGGTGGTTCTGCTGAGGAACCAGTTGCTCGGCGAGAAGAGCGACTACCTGCTGTTCCGGGTCCTGAGAGTCGACACTGTTT TGTGCCTGCTTCGCTGCTCGGGGCGGGGTCGGTGTGATCCAATCACAAAGGAGTGTGCATGTGACCCCTTTTGGACGGAGAACCTGGTTCGCCTATACCTTGGTGATGGAGAGAGCAACTGTG AGTGGAGGGTGCTGTACGTCATCTTGTCCGGCTTCCTGCTCATGGTCTCCATCTTGTCCCTCAGCTGGATcttcatctgctgctgcaggag GAGGAGGCAGACCAAAGTGAGGAAGAAAAGCAAATACACCATCCTTGATAACATGGACGCGCAGGAGAGGATGGAGCTCAGACCCAAAATCA ATATCAAACACCGCAGCACAGCGCAGAACTCCAGCCTGATGATGTCAGAGTCTGAGCTGGACAGCGACCAGGACTCCCCATTCAGCCGGGATCGAGACGCCTTCAGCTGA
- the aldh5a1 gene encoding succinate-semialdehyde dehydrogenase, mitochondrial, with translation MSSLRFLRSRCSLRLPAAMLRHYSLDASHPLLRTQGYVNGRWLPAASQFPVLDPATGEEIARVSDCGPEEAKQAVDAAYEAFHSWKRNSAKERSIVLRKWFELMMLHKEELAELITYECGKPMSESLGEVSYSASFLEWFSEEARRVYGDVVPSPAKDRKILLLKQPVGVASIITPWNFPSAMITRKVAAALAAGCTVVVKPAEDTPLSALALAELAEKAGVPPGVFNVVPCSREKTPAVGEVLCTDPLVAKISFTGSTATGKLLLKMAADTVKKASMELGGHAPFIVFDSADVDKAVSGAMASKFRNSGQTCVCSNRFLVQSGVHDAFVDKLGRAMDAELRLGHGSEPGTTQGPLINTRAAEKVVHQISDAVSRGAKVLKGGKRLDGSFMEPTLLVGVTTEMICTKEETFGPLLPVIRFNTEEEALAIANASNVGLAGYFFSQDVSQIWRVTEALEVGMVGVNEGLLSTPEAAFGGVKQSGLGLEGSKYGIDEYLEVKYMCFGGLKP, from the exons ATGTCCTCTCTGCGCTTCCTGAGGAGCCGCTGCTCCCTCCGGCTTCCCGCCGCCATGCTCAGACACTACAGCCTGGACGCCTCCCACCCGCTGCTCCGCACGCAGGGCTACGTCAACGGCCGCTGGCTCCCCGCTGCCTCGCAGTTCCCGGTGCTGGACCCGGCCACCGGGGAGGAGATCGCCCGGGTGTCCGACTGCGGCCCGGAGGAGGCCAAGCAGGCCGTGGACGCGGCGTACGAGGCGTTTCACTCCTGGAAGCGGAACAGTGCCAAG GAGAGGAGCATCGTGTTGAGAAAGTGGTTTGAACTGATGATGCTGCACAAAGAAGAGCTCGCTGAACTCATCACCTACGAATGT GGTAAACCCATGTCGGAGTCTCTGGGCGAGGTGTCGTACTCGGCCTCGTTCCTCGAGTGGTTTTCAGAGGAGGCTCGGCGAGTCTACGGCGACGTCGTCCCGTCGCCCGCCAAAGACCGAAAGATCCTCCTCTTGAAACAACCTGTGGGCGTGGCTTCCATCATCACGCCG TGGAACTTCCCCAGTGCAATGATCACCAGGAAGGTGGCGGCAGCTCTGGCGGCCGGCTGCACGGTGGTGGTGAAACCGGCCGAGGACACGCCGCTGTCGGCTCTGGCTCTGGCTGag ctGGCTGAGAAGGCGGGGGTCCCGCCGGGGGTCTTCAACGTGGTCCCGTGCTCCAGGGAGAAGACACCGGCCGTGGGGGAGGTCCTCTGCACCGACCCGCTAGTCGCCAAAATCTCCTTCACTGGGTCCACCGCCACCGGCAAG CTCCTGCTGAAAATGGCGGCCGACACCGTGAAAAAGGCGTCCATGGAACtgggaggccacgcccccttcaTTGTGTTCGACAGTGCCGACGTGGACAAGGCAGTGTCTGGAGCCATGGCCTCCAAGTTCAGAAACTCTGGGCAG ACGTGCGTGTGCTCCAACCGCTTTCTGGTGCAGAGCGGCGTCCACGACGCCTTCGTGGACAAATTGGGCCGCGCGATGGACGCCGAGCTTCGGCTGGGTCACGGCTCGGAGCCCGGAACAACCCAGGGCCCGCTGATCAACACCAGGGCTGCGGAGAAG GTGGTCCACCAGATCTCAGATGCTGTGTCTCGGGGGGCCAAGGTGCTGAAGGGGGGGAAGCGTCTGGACGGGTCCTTCATGGAACCCACTCTGCTGGTCGGCGTCACCACGGAGATGATCTGCACCAAGGAGGAGACCTTCGGCCCACTGCTGCCCGTCATCAG GTTTAATACAGAGGAGGAAGCTCTGGCTATCGCTAACGCGTCTAATGTCGGGCTGGCAG GTTACTTCTTCTCTCAGGACGTCAGTCAGATCTGGCGGGTGACGGAGGCGCTGGAGGTGGGGATGGTCGGGGTCAACGAGGGCCTCCTCTCCACCCCGGAGGCGGCGTTCGGAGGAGTCAAACAGTCTGGTTTGGGTCTCGAAGGTTCCAAGTACGGCATCGACGAGTATCTGGAGGTCAAGTACATGTGCTTCGGAGGCCTGAAGCCTTGA
- the LOC119197654 gene encoding dyslexia-associated protein KIAA0319 homolog isoform X1, producing MWEKIFLLLLHSVEAAVTSQCLQGTTLSKAVVSPPLRAGGVLRVPGAASLQQCVAACCDLPGYNLAWMLQGRCYVLSCQGDECRPQHRPGADSFLAFLRTTLPPAPGLQSLVKVGPYTGRLRALSQSSRAPGGLEDLRAPGDLEALEDLDLLDGPLQELSASALEAAYPEGRQQERGESLEGEDRFNQSEGEEGLEGLWTQTRDSLGWKGDGNIWSPTGAAETTNDTRSSVDQKSLTTVSSQRDHISTSPPTPAPPHRPFQPDVLQVLQSAVRAPLNSTHQPGRPLTSDPTTTTTTLRPGRSLSSDPTTNPPGRPLTSDPTSRPPGRSLNCSHAPSTDPPTADSEVGRSNRGPVAVVGRDRKLRLPVSSLLLDGGGSSGGGGGVGIESYRWEAVSGPPGVRLEGADRAVATATGIRAGRYTFRLTVSDQQGATDTASLSVRVHEAPSPPPVAHASGSHTVSLPNSSLVLRGSVTDGDQTEVHYLWVRDSQSPAAGDVLYRSETQASLYLSNLVEGTYLFQLRVTDAQGRSSTSTSTVEVRPEPGGVEEVELEMLVSVSQVSVAQRDTVVRQLAALIHVLDSDVQVRALQGHSHLSTVLRFSVLGPSEPISGSRLVVLLRNQLLGEKSDYLLFRVLRVDTVLCLLRCSGRGRCDPITKECACDPFWTENLVRLYLGDGESNCEWRVLYVILSGFLLMVSILSLSWIFICCCRRRRQTKVRKKSKYTILDNMDAQERMELRPKIKIETHQTRQHFSSLQLSNFDIKHRSTAQNSSLMMSESELDSDQDSPFSRDRDAFS from the exons CCGCAGTGACCTCCCAGTGCCTGCAGGGGACCACCTTGTCAAAGGCGGTGGTGTCCCCACCGCTAAGGGCTGGTGGCGTGCTGCGCGTCCCCGGCGCGGCGTCTTTGCAGCAGTGCGTGGCGGCGTGCTGCGACCTGCCAGGCTACAACCTGGCCTGGATGTTACAGGGACGCTGCTACGTCCTGAGCTGTCAGGGGGACGAGTGTCGACCCCAGCACAGACCCGGGGCCGACTCCTTCCTCGCCTTCCTGCGGACAACGTTGCCCCCTGCCCCGGGGCTGCAGTCACTGGTGAAGGTGGGGCCATACACAGGCCGCCTGAGGGCCCTCTCACAGTCCTCAAGGGCCCCCGGAGGCCTGGAGGACCTGAGGGCTCCCGGGGACCTGGAGGCCCTAGAAGACCTCGACCTGCTGGACGGACCTCTGCAGGAACTCTCCGCCAGCGCTCTGGAGGCGGCGTATCCAGAGGGACGTCAACAGGAGAGGGGAGAGTCTCTGGAGGGAGAAGATAggttcaaccaatcagagggagaggagggattGGAGGGGCTGTGGACACAAACCAGAGACTCACTGGGGTGGAAGGGAGACGGAAACATCTGGAGCCCAACTGGTGCTGCAGAGACGACG AACGACACACGAAGCAGCGTAGATCAAAAGTCCCTGACGACTGTCTCCTCCCAACGCGACCATATAAGCACATCCCCTCCCACCCCAGCTCCGCCCCATCGGCCATTCCAGCCAG ATGTGCTGCAGGTACTTCAGTCAGCAGTGAGAGCTCCACTGAACTCCACCCATCAACCTGGAAggcctttgacctctgaccccaccaccaccaccaccacccttcgTCCTGGAAGATCACTGAGCTCCGACCCTACCACCAATCCTCCTGGAAgacccttgacctctgaccccacctCCCGACCTCCTGGAAGGTCACTGAACTGTAGTCACGCTCCCAGCACTGACCCTCCAACTGCAGATTCTG AGGTTGGGAGGTCAAACCGCGGCCCGGTGGCGGTGGTGGGTCGGGACAGGAAGCTGCGCCTCccggtcagcagcttgctgctcgacggcggcggcagcagcggcggcggcggcggcgtgggcaTTGAGAGCTACCGCTGGGAAGCGGTCAG CGGGCCGCCGGGGGTGAGGCTGGAGGGGGCGGATCGGGCGGTCGCCACAGCAACGGGCATCCGGGCGGGACGCTACACCTTCAGGCTGACGGTGTCTGACCAGCAAGGGGCGACAGACACGGCGTCGCTGAGCGTCAGGGTCCATGAAG cCCCCAGTCCCCCCCCTGTGGCCCACGCCAGCGGCAGCCACACAGTTTCTCTCCCCAACAGCTCTCTGGTCCTTAGGGGCTCCGTAACCGACGGAGACCAGACGGAGGTCCACTACCTTTGGGTCAGAGACAGCCAAAGTCCTGCTGCTGGG GACGTCCTGTACAGATCTGAGACTCAGGCCTCCCTCTACCTGTCCAACCTGGTGGAAGGAACCTACCTGTTCCAGCTGAGGGTGACTGACGCTCAGGGGCGGTCTAGCACTTCCACGTCCACCGTGGAGGTAAGACCCG AGCcggggggggttgaggaggtggagctggagatGCTGGTGTCGGTGTCTCAGGTGAGTGTGGCTCAGAGGGACACGGTGGTCCGACAACTCGCCGCACTGATCCACGTCCTAGACAGCGATGTCCAGGTCCGAGCTCTGCAGGGCCACTCCCACCTCAG CACGGTGTTGCGGTTCTCGGTTCTCGGCCCCTCGGAACCAATCTCTGGCTCCCGGCTGGTGGTTCTGCTGAGGAACCAGTTGCTCGGCGAGAAGAGCGACTACCTGCTGTTCCGGGTCCTGAGAGTCGACACTGTTT TGTGCCTGCTTCGCTGCTCGGGGCGGGGTCGGTGTGATCCAATCACAAAGGAGTGTGCATGTGACCCCTTTTGGACGGAGAACCTGGTTCGCCTATACCTTGGTGATGGAGAGAGCAACTGTG AGTGGAGGGTGCTGTACGTCATCTTGTCCGGCTTCCTGCTCATGGTCTCCATCTTGTCCCTCAGCTGGATcttcatctgctgctgcaggag GAGGAGGCAGACCAAAGTGAGGAAGAAAAGCAAATACACCATCCTTGATAACATGGACGCGCAGGAGAGGATGGAGCTCAGACCCAAAATCA aaatcgagactcatcagaccaggcaacatttttccagtcttcaactgtccaattttg ATATCAAACACCGCAGCACAGCGCAGAACTCCAGCCTGATGATGTCAGAGTCTGAGCTGGACAGCGACCAGGACTCCCCATTCAGCCGGGATCGAGACGCCTTCAGCTGA
- the atp2c1 gene encoding calcium-transporting ATPase type 2C member 1 — MLNKRELLLSQRQFSEDETMVPVLTSKKASELPVHEVLCVLQADLQVGLNQEEVSRRRAYHGWNEFDISEDEPLWKKYISQFKDPLILLLLASAVISVLMHQFDDAISITVAIIIVVTVAFVQEYRSEKSLEELGKLVPPECHCLRDGNLQQLLARDLVPGDTVCLSVGERVPADLRLVEATDLSVDESSLTGETSPCSKSCVHQLSSNGDITSRSNVAFMGTLVRCGRGKGIVIGTGENSEFGEVFKMMQAEEAPKTPLQKSMDLLGKQLSLYSFGIIGVIMLVGWMQGKRILDMFTIGVSLAVAAIPEGLPIVVTVTLALGVMRMVKKRAIIKKLPIVETLGCCNVICSDKTGTLTKNEMTATQLFTSDGLHAEVTGVGYNGSGEVLLDGEVVHGFSCPSMSKIVEVGCVCNDSVIRNHNVLGRPTEGALIALAMKMGLESRQQEYIRLEERPFTSEQKWMSVRCVHRTLQDKPGVFFVKGAYEQVIGLCSSYNSRGSALSLSHQQRELYQQQISYMGSAGLRVLAFASGSQMGNLTFVGLVGIIDPPRSGVKEAVAMLISSGVAIKMITGDSQETAVSIASRLGLFSKGSQCLSGDEVDRLDLQQLSDIVTRIAVFYRASPRHKLKIVKSLQNIGAVVAMTGDGVNDAVALKAADIGVAMGQTGTDVCKEAADMILVDDDFQTIMSAIEEGKGIYNNIKNFVRFQLSTSIAALTLISLATLMNFPNPLNAMQILWINIIMDGPPAQSLGVEPVDRDVIRQPPRDVRDSIITRSLLVKVLVSAFVIVCGTLFVFWRELQDNVITPRDTTMTFTCFVFFDMFNALSSRSQTRMVHELGLCSNRTFCYAVLASIMGQMLVIYFPPLQRVFQTESLSLFDLLFLVTLTSSVCLVSEAIKTVERWRGAQRPLPSDCFHEV, encoded by the exons ATGCTGAATAAACGGGAGCTGCTG CTTTCCCAGAGACAGTTCAGTGAAGATGAGACCATGGTCCCGGTACTGACCTCAAAGAAAGCCAGCGAGCTTCCCGTCCACGAAGtcctctgtgtgctgcag GCCGATCTGCAGGTGGGTCTGAACCAGGAGGAggtgagcaggaggagagcctACCACGGCTGGAATGAGTTTGACATCAGTGAGGACGAGCCGCTATGGAAGAAATACATCTCCCAG tTCAAAGACCCTCTCATCCTACTGTTGCTGGCCTCGGCCGTCATCAGCGTTCTCATGCACCAGTTTGATGACGCCATCAGCATCACTGTG GCCATCATCATAGTGGTGACCGTGGCTTTTGTCCAG gAGTATCGTTCGGAGAAGTCTCTGGAAGAGTTGGGAAAGTTGGTTCCTCCAGAATGTCACTG TTTAAGAGATGGCAACCTGCAGCAACTGCTGGCCAGAGACTTGGTTCCCGGAGAcaccgtctgtctgtctgttgggGAGAGGGTCCCAGCGGACCTCCGTCTGgtggag GCCACAGACCTGTCTGTGGATGAATCCAGTCTTACAGGTGAGACGTCTCCCTGCTCAAAGTCTTGCGTCCACCAGCTGTCCTCCAACGGAGATATCACCTCCCGCAGCAACGTGGCCTTCATGGGGACACTGGTGCGCTGTGGCAGAGGCAAg GGCATCGTCATCGGGACTGGAGAGAACTCTGAGTTCGGGGAAGTTTTCAAGATGATGCAAGCAGAAGAG GCTCCTAAAACTCCGTTACAGAAGAGCATGGACCTGCTGGGGAAGCAGCTCTCGCTTTACTCGTTCGGCATCATAG GGGTCATCATGCTGGTGGGATGGATGCAGGGGAAGAGGATCCTGGACATGTTCACCATCGGCGTGAG CCTGGCGGTAGCTGCCATCCCGGAGGGTTTACCCATCGTGGTGACGGTGACGCTGGCACTGGGTGTGATGCGCATGGTGAAGAAACGAGCCATTATCAAGAAGCTTCCCATCGTGGAGACTCTGG gtTGCTGCAACGTCATCTGTTCAGACAAGACGGGAACCCTGACCAAGAACGAGATGACCGCCACTCAGCTGTTCACGTCGGATGGACTCCACGCGGAG GTGACGGGCGTCGGCTACAACGGGTCAGGAGAAGTCCTCCTGGACGGAGAGGTCGTCCACGGCTTCTCGTGCCCGTCCATGAGCAAGATCGTCGAG GTTGGCTGTGTGTGCAACGACTCGGTCATCAGGAATCACAATGTGCTCGGACGACCAACGGAGGGAGCGCTCATCGCCCTCGCCATGAAG ATGGGTCTTGAGAGCCGGCAGCAGGAGTACATCCGCCTGGAGGAGCGACCTTTCACCTCGGAGCAGAAGTGGATGTCCGTTCGTTGTGTTCATCGCACgctgcag GATAAACCAGGTGTGTTCTTTGTGAAAGGAGCTTACGAGCAGGTGATTGGCCTCTGCAGCTCGTACAACAGCAGAGGAAGCGCTCTGTCTCTGAgccaccagcagagggagctgtACCAGCAGCAGATCAGCTACATGGGGTCAGCTGGTCTGAGAG TTCTGGCCTTCGCCTCCGGCTCTCAGATGGGGAACCTGACATTTGTGGGTCTGGTGGGCATCATCGACCCGccgaggtcaggggtcaaagaAGCTGTGGCGATGCTCATCAGCTCTGGAGTTGCCATCAAGATGATCACTGGAGACTCCCAGGAGACTGCCGTGTCCATAG CCAGTCGTCTGGGTCTGTTCTCTAAAGGCTCTCAGTGTTTGTCCGGAGACGAGGTGGACCGCCTGGACCTGCAGCAGCTGTCCGACATTGTCACCAGA ATTGCCGTATTTTATCGAGCGAGTCCTCGGCACAAGCTGAAGATCGTCAAG TCCCTCCAGAACATCGGCGCTGTGGTGGCCATGACAGGCGACGGGGTGAATGACGCCGTGGCCTTGAAGGCCGCTGACATTGGCGTCGCGATGGGCCAGACGGGCACTGACGTCTGCAAGGAGGCGGCCGACATGATACTGGTGGACGACGACTTCCAGACCATCAT GTCCGCCATCGAGGAAGGAAAAggaatctacaacaacatcaaaaACTTTGTGCGCTTCCAACTGAGCAC GAGCATTGCGGCTCTGACACTCATCTCCTTGGCGACGCTGATGAACTTCCCCAACCCGCTGAATGCCATGCAGATCCTGTGGATCAACATCATCATGGACGGCCCCCCGGCTCAGAG TCTGGGCGTAGAGCCGGTGGACCGTGACGTCATCAGGCAGCCCCCCCGTGATGTCAGAGACAGCATCATCACCCGCAGCCTGCTGGTCAAGGTGCTGGTGTCTGCATTCGTCATCGTGTGCGGGACACTGTTTGTCTTCTGGAGAGAG TTGCAGGACAACGTGATCACTCCTCGAGACACCACCATGACCTTCACCTGCTTCGTCTTCTTCGACATGTTCAACGCCCTGAGCTCTCGATCGCAG ACCCGCATGGTCCATGAACTGGGTCTGTGCAGTAACAGGACCTTCTGCTACGCGGTCCTGGCCTCCATCATGGGGCAGATGCTGGTCATCTACTTCCCCCCTCTGCAGAGAGTCTTCCAGACAGAGAGCCTCAGCCTCTTTG ACCTGCTGTTCCTGGTGACGCTGACCTCCTCGGTGTGTCTGGTGTCCGAGGCCATAAAGACGgtggagaggtggagaggggCCCAGAGGCCTCTACCTTCCGACTGCTTTCACGAGGTATGA
- the LOC119197907 gene encoding protein asteroid homolog 1 has product MGVHGLTTLLENNPGVYRQDVRCRGRRLVIDGCNLLYKLYFDSGLDQNRGGEYASFEVLIEKFIRALRACSIAPYVVLDGGTDPTDKKLKEVTRRAQDRIGKANRAALEGGREDILPPLARVVLLQTLTRLEVPLAQCYGEADREVAALAKEWRCPVLSQDSDFYVFDLPDGMLPLSHFRWQEVQQSDTQRGSFIRCWSYKASSFGIVFGLQEQMLPAFAALAGNDYVKLEGTERAWLGPQGGGVTSHLERLLRWLRGFRRPGEALEAALGQMGDLSVDRRAELRKSLYLGMGEYQIPSSSLTKFFLHRTPPAPPEEQDWGMVPQWTRLPLSEGRLSPGVLDVLLLKRKSLCCLVDRGDSPSAHLASRPLRQVMYGLLLGNGKEVQERDREGLQLKFIRVETVTKSSRGLVLPSLDQVEPTKRLQVLLEALQVSEDPLSLLPPPLRLPVAATCYWLQSAAPPPEEELLVALLLGLSAVYNGRRPGAVDNGRLREARHNVKLNVGVSHSFNQWQSCLEVSIQLNQLLGFPLLEPQISRLFEGTLVHQLVHRMKSGEKLPVESNPLTEKLYRTCQNAINQFHTQGTSETLRNAHKILERQEKTSPQRRHPVDQLTPDLQRLFLLNEDEATEARSSVRVQEELRLCDMVSVRSRYRALGWLF; this is encoded by the exons ATGGGGGTTCATGGCCTGACCACTTTGTTGGAGAATAACCCGGGGGTCTACCGTCAGGACGTCCGGTGCAGGGGGAGGCGGCTGGTGATTGATGGCTGCAACCTCCTCTACAAGCTGTACTTCGACTCAG GCTTGGACCAGAACCGCGGAGGGGAGTACGCTTCTTTCGAGGTCCTGATCGAGAAGTTCATCCGGGCCCTCAGAGCCTGCAGCATCGCTCCGTACGTGGTGCTGGACGGGGGCACTGACCCCACCGACAAGAAGCTAAAGGAGGTCACTCGGAGAGCCCAGGACCGGATCGGGAAGGCCAACCGAGCGGCGCtggagggagggcgggaggaCATCCTGCCGCCGCTGGCCAGGGTGGTGCTCCTCCAGACGCTGACTCGCTTGGAGGTCCCGTTAGCTCAGTGCTACGGAGAGGCTGACCGGGAGGTCGCCGCCCTGGCCAAGGAGTGGCGCTGCCCGGTGCTCTCCCAGGACAGCGACTTCTACGTCTTCGACCTGCCGGACGGCATGCTGCCCCTCTCCCACTTCCGCTggcaggaggtgcagcagagcgaCACTCAGAGGGGGAGCTTCATCCGCTGCTGGAGCTACAAGGCCTCCAGCTTCGGCATCGTCTTCGGCCTCCAGGAGCAGATGCTGCCCGCCTTTGCCGCCTTGGCCGGGAACGACTACGTGAAGCTGGAGGGGACTGAGCGGGCGTGGTTGGGCCcgcagggtgggggggtcacGAGCCACCTGGAGAGGCTGCTCCGCTGGCTGCGGGGCTTCCGGCGGCCTGGCGAGGCCTTGGAGGCGGCGCTGGGGCAGATGGGAGATCTGAGCGTTGACAGGAGGGCGGAGCTTCGGAAGAGCTTGTATCTTGGGATGGGGGAGTATCAGATTCCCTCCAGCTCCCTCACCAAGTTCTTCCTCCACAGGACGCCTCCTGCCCCCCCGGAGGAACAG GACTGGGGTATGGTCCCTCAATGGACCCGGCTCCCTTTGAGCGAGGGCCGGCTGTCCCCGGGGGTCCTGGACGTGTTGCTGCTGAAGAGGAAGTCCCTCTGCTGCCTAGTGGACAGAGGGGACTCCCCCAGCGCTCACCTGGCCTCCAGGCCGCTCCGCCAGGTGATGTACGggctgttgctaggcaacgggaagGAGGTGCAGGAGAGGGACCGAGAGGGACTCCAACTGAAGTTCATCCGGGTCGAAACCGTCACCAAGAGCTCCAGGGGGCTGGTTCTCCCTTCACTGGATCAG GTAGAGCCAACGAAGCGACTGCAGGTGCTGCTCGAGGCTCTGCAGGTGAGTGAGGACCCTCTGAGCCTCCTGCCACCTCCTCTGCGCCTCCCAGTGGCCGCTACCTGCTACTGGCTGCAGAGCGCTGCGCCTcctcctgaggaggagctgctggtggcCCTGCTGCTGGGACTCAGCGCTGTGTACAACGGGAGACGACCCGGCGCTGTGGACAACGGGAGACTCCGTGAAG ctCGGCACAATGTGAAGCTGAACGTGGGCGTGTCTCACTCCTTCAACCAATGGCAGAGCTGTCTGGAGGTCAGCATCCAGCTGAACCAGCTGCTGGGCTTCCCCTTACTTGAGCCCCAGATCTCCAG GTTGTTTGAGGGGACTTTGGTCCACCAGCTGGTTCACAGAATGAAATCTGGAGAAAAGCTGCCTGTGGAGAGCAATCCTCTGACTGAGAAACTCTATAGAACCTGTCAGAACGCCATCAATCAGTTTCACACTCAGGGGACCTCAGAGACTTTACGCAACGCCCACAAGATTTTAGAGCGTCAGGAAAAGACGTCTCCTCAGCGGCGCCACCCTGTGGACCAACTGACCCCCGACCTGCAGCGCCTGTTCCTCCTCAACGAGGACGAGGCGACTGAAGCCAGGTCCTCGGTTCGAGTTCAGGAGGAGCTGCGGCTCTGCGATATGGTGTCTGTGAGAAGTCGGTACCGAGCTCTGGGATGGTTGTTCTGA